In one Pelecanus crispus isolate bPelCri1 chromosome 12, bPelCri1.pri, whole genome shotgun sequence genomic region, the following are encoded:
- the MIS12 gene encoding protein MIS12 homolog has product MSVSPMAYEAQFFGFTPQTCMLRVYIAFQDYLFEMMLVVESVILKKLDGFPDCKISPFQIRKSTEKFLLFMKEHVDKLFIKMEEVLLQLVLNIPKNVLLPEDKVHEQYPYSKEQFQALQDEIHQLQQQYKAEASAGQALRAELEEQKAVQAELEKILQWFDGLENICREHGTSNFKESFAFLTQNSKKLQDVLKDVEEKSKKIKKHDQLL; this is encoded by the coding sequence ATGTCCGTCAGTCCCATGGCCTACGAAGCGCAGTTCTTTGGCTTCACCCCCCAGACGTGCATGCTGCGTGTCTACATCGCGTTCCAGGACTACCTCTTCGAAATGATGCTGGTGGTTGAGAGCGTAATCCTGAAGAAGCTGGACGGGTTTCCCGACTGTAAGATCAGCCCCTTCCAAATCCggaaaagcacagagaaatttcttctcttcatgAAGGAGCACGTTGATAAGCTCTTCATTAAAATGGAAGAAGTGCTTCTGCAGCTGGTGTTAAACATCCCTAAAAACGTGCTCCTTCCTGAGGACAAGGTCCACGAGCAGTACCCCTACAGCAAAGAACAGTTCCAGGCACTTCAGGATGAGATccatcagctgcagcagcagtacaAGGCTGAGGCGTCTGCTGGGCAGGCACTGCGAGCGGAACTGGAAGAACAGAAGGCTGTTCAGGCTGAGCTTGAGAAGATTTTGCAATGGTTTGATGGGCTTGAGAATATCTGTAGGGAGCACGGGACCAGCAACTTCAAAGAAAGCTTTGCATTCTTGACACAGAACTCTAAGAAACTGCAAGATGTGCTGAAAGATgttgaagagaaaagcaaaaaaataaagaagcatgATCAGTTATTGTGA